Genomic window (Maniola jurtina chromosome 8, ilManJurt1.1, whole genome shotgun sequence):
TGACAAAGATGCTGAACGATTAGTAAAAGCTTGCCGAGGATGTACGCTTGTATCAAATCCTACTCCGCCACATCCAATGAAGAGACGAGCACTTCCCGCTGAACCTTGGGTTGACATAGCGATGGACTTCTTGGGGCCGCTTCCTAGTCACGATTACCTGTTGATACTTGTTGATTACTATAGTAGATATAAAGAAATCAAAGTAATGCGCAGTATTACTTCTCTTGATACGATAAAGGTGTTAAAAGAAATATTCTCCAGATTAGGTTATCCAGCAACCTTGACGTGTGATAATGGAACTCAGATGACTGGCGAGGTTTTCCGGAAATATTGTAAGGAATGTGGAATCATCCTATATAATACAGTTCCGTATTGGCCTCAAATGAACGGGGAAGTCGAGAGGCAAAATCGAGACGTTTTAAAACGTCTAAAAATTTGCCAAGCTGAAAACAAGGATTGGAAAGAGGACATTTTCAGTTATTTAATGATGTATAACAGTACGCCTCACTCTGTTACAGGCAAATCTCCCTCggagttattttataaaagacaGTTT
Coding sequences:
- the LOC123867560 gene encoding uncharacterized protein K02A2.6-like, producing the protein MNPHRGYHPWFPFLKKDKKSGDILLRGTRIVIPHLLRQRVLEAAHEGHPGIVAMKARLRTKVWWPRIDKDAERLVKACRGCTLVSNPTPPHPMKRRALPAEPWVDIAMDFLGPLPSHDYLLILVDYYSRYKEIKVMRSITSLDTIKVLKEIFSRLGYPATLTCDNGTQMTGEVFRKYCKECGIILYNTVPYWPQMNGEVERQNRDVLKRLKICQAENKDWKEDIFSYLMMYNSTPHSVTGKSPSELFYKRQFRDKIPAAPDMEYKAIDEEVRDRDLQKKEKGKEYADLKRKATDSNLEIGEKVLVKNLIKDNKLTSNFNPTTHTVTDVSGGDVNIRNDETGKEYRRNIVHLKKLNDSWTVVNQSSS